A genomic stretch from Falco cherrug isolate bFalChe1 chromosome 3, bFalChe1.pri, whole genome shotgun sequence includes:
- the DSP gene encoding desmoplakin isoform X1 yields MSINGGSHPRINTLGRMARAESGTDLRYEMSSHVVGGGGGGGTHTHKTYYYQKTYGGDYASDGYGQNGTCTVSRRQNTIQELLQNCSDCLMRAELIVQPELKYGDGVQIRGNRDLEECFAQANDQMDVLDGLIREMRQMGQPCDMYQKRLLQLQEQMRALYKAISVPRARRASSKGGGCYSSQSGSGWDEYTKRVTSECLNWMRHQKAEMELVKWGFDAASIEQQIGDHRRTHNAIGDYRWHLDKVKTDLREKAAVHQLEEEYEGLLKYSFERMDQLRQFQNLIQATSREIMWINDCEEEELLYDWSDRNTDIARKQEAFSKRMSELELKEKELNKLKQESDQLVLNQHPASDKIEAYMDTLQTQWSWILQITKCIDVHLKENAAYFQFFEEAQATECYLKNLQDSIRKKFICDKSMSLQSLLEQIKELENERERILEYKRQVQSLVNKSKKIVQLKPRNPDYRSNKPIILKALCDYKQDLKTVRKGDECILKDNNERSKWLVTGPGGVDMLVPSVSLIIPPPNPLAVDLATKIEQYYEAILALWNQLYINMKSLVSWHYCMIDIEKIRAMTIAKLKTMRKEDYQKIITDLEIHYQEFLRNSQGSEMFGDEDKRKIQTQFTDAQKHYQTLIIQLPNQPRQPQPVIPTESCPVGSSNTIIVNERNREHDKQEAWLLMELQKLRRQIEASEIQMVQRAPLGVDQGAVHDFSVRIKDLEGVQNDSQIMAETLNKHKDLLPNFRGCEKYVYLQSEINALFQKLENINGVSAGYLDSLNALRCLLQIILQTEDVIRVFEVRLSEEETVPLDLDKVEAYRACLKKMKADLNMKKSLLNALENELQKTLQIHSQSCQSYTLYDMDIGKFCDKVTQLIDRWQRADKQIDNRSWDLERQIKQLKTYRDLYQALCKWICDAKRRQDSIESTKLCDCNTIMRYLHDQKNLHSEICGKRDKVEELLKHADQCSAAIKDYELQVASYSSGLETLLNIPIKKSVVQSPAVLILQEASEAQSRYIELLTRSGDYYRFLSEMLKSMEDLKMKNTKIELLEEELRLARDSNSETSNKHKFLEQNLQKYQMDISQLKAKLMSLEEMKRQAEMDGNSAKQNLDKCYAQIKDLNDRITRLTYETEDEKRKRKLLEDRYEQQKNDYDQLQKTRQNEKDSLGWQKLESEKVIKEKEYEIERLRVLLQDEGTRKREYENELAKVRNQFSEEMSNLKNKYETEINIKKTTIQQIAAQKDDDAKGLRAQVDRLTRENRDLKDEIVRLNDAILQTTDQRRRAEEDALQHKACSSEVSQQKHQLELELKQIIQLRGEDNSRYKQALEEAASTIQDKTKELERLKVQLQEEAKSRWELENELAKVRNSYDEEIISLKNKYETEINITKTTIHQVTMQKEEDTNNYRTQLDNAMRENRNLCEEIRRLKNTISQTTDNLRKIEENAQQQKAAGSELSQKKQQLEIELKQVIQRHSDESMRYKQSLDDASKTIKERNKEIERLRKLLDVETSQRKELEDENSQLKRVQFDLQKANTSATETINKLRIQEQELARLKIDYERVSQEKKGRDQESAKFQNTVKDLQIQKHKLEEELCRQNKNVMEETSRRKKLEEEIEGMRRSLREQSVKITNLTQQIEEVSIVKKRNEDDLRHQREVLDGHVREKQRYMEEIRKYTSDIETLRRQLVQEQEQLKQAHLRYEHLQKTSEEKSKNLNECKIEIERLQSLTENLTKEHLLLEEELRNVRLEYDDIRMVRNEVDEKNTAIAELKNQLQMSSKQTLELQGLINDLQKEREKLRQEIEKFQKQALEASNRIQESKNQYSHIMQERETLLIKMSALEQDKARLQRLEEELNRLKVTLESESRLKQRLESEKQQILNDLNQWKSQHSRTEESIRKIQCEREKSEREKNTLRSEIERLQMEIKRIEERYRCRLEETAVKNQSELESERLRLQREIEKLKQRPYGSHRSTQTEEDFCIDASKLLFSGLRKKITAMQLYECQLIDKLTLDKLLKGQRSVEEVAADIEPYLKGAGAIAGVSLSPRQKYSFVEAKRNQLLTAENAVLLLEAQAATGGVIDPHRNEMLTVDSAIARDLIDFDDREQIYTAEKAITGFKDPFSGKTVPVSEAIKKNLVDRETGIRLLEAQLAVGGIVDPVNSVFLPKDIALSRGLIDKDLYRILNNCQGTTKNFIDPTTKKAVTYMQLKEKCRIEPHTGLLLLPVQKRSMSFQGIRQPVSADALLEAGIIKESTRNDLERGAITVEEVSERIIDFLQGSSCIAGIYNEATKEKLGIYQAMKIGLVRPGTALELLEAQAATGFIVDPVSNVRLPVEEAYKRGLVGIEFKEKLLSAERAVTGYKDPETGNIISLFQAMNKELIERGHGIRLLEAQIATGGIIDPKESYRLPVETAYKRGYFNEELNQILSDPSDDTKGFFDPNTEENLTYLQLKERCIKDEATGLCLLPLREKKKVVHTSQKNTLRKRRVVIVDPETNREMSVQEAYSKGLIDYDTYTELAEQECEWEEITITGSDGSSRVVLVDRKTGSQYDIQDAIDKGLVERKFFDQYRSGSLSLTQFADMISCRNGTDEVFRHESVTRSPTVLSVRSSSSLIRSGSFSETPEECSPIAAIFDTENLEKISISEAIQRGIVDSITGQRLLEAQACTGGIICPTTGQRLSLQEAASQGIIDQDMATRLKPAQKAFIGFEGIKGGRKRMSAAEAVKEKWLPYEAGQRFLEFQYLTGGLVDPEVRGRISTEEAIRNGLIDGRAAQKLQDMNSYPKILTCPKTKLKISYKDAMNRSMVEDITGLKLLEAASVSSKGISSPYNVSSAPGSRSGSRSGSRSGSRSGSRRGSFDASASSSYSYSYSTFSSGSIGR; encoded by the exons GCTGAAATGGAGCTGGTGAAATGGGGGTTTGATGCAGCATCCATTGAGCAACAAATTGGTGACCATAGGAGAACTCACAATGCCATTGGAGACTATCGCTGGCATCTGGACAAAGTCAAAACAGATCTG CGTGAGAAGGCTGCAGTTCATCAGCTGGAGGAAGAATATGAAGGACTTCTG AAATACTCCTTTGAGAGAATGGATCAACTCCGTCAGTTCCAGAACCTCATCCAAGCCACCAGCAGAGAGATCATGTGGATCAATGACTGTGAAGAAGAGGAGCTTCTCTATGACTGGAGTGACAGGAACACTGACATCGCCAGGAAGCAGGAGGCCTTCTCT AAACGCATGAGTGAACTGgagcttaaagaaaaagaactcaACAAGCTAAAGCAAGAAAGTGACCAGCTAGTGCTCAATCAGCACCCTGCTTCAGACAAAATCGAG GCCTACATGGATACATTACAAACTCAGTGGAGCTGGATTCTTCAGATCACCAAATGCATTGATGTTCATCTGAAAGAGAATGCGGCTTACTTTCAG TTCTTTGAAGAGGCCCAAGCTACAGAGTGCTACCTGAAAAACTTACAAGACTCCATCAGAAAGAAGTTCATCTGTGATAAGAGCATGTCACTGCAATCTTTGCTGGAGCAGATAAAAGAGCTGGAG AATGAACGAGAGAGAATTCTTGAATACAAGAGGCAAGTGCAGAGTTTGGTGAATAAATCCAAGAAGATTGTACAGCTGAAGCCACGTAACCCAGACTACCGGAGTAACAAGCCCATTATTCTCAAGGCTCTGTGTGACTACAAACAGGATCTG AAAACAGTGCGCAAAGGAGATGAATGTATTCTGAAGGATAATAACGAGCGCAGCAAGTGGCTGGTGACCGGCCCTGGAGGAGTAGATATGCTGGTGCCATCTGTTAGTCTTATCATCCCACCCCCTAATCCACTAGCAGTGGATCTTGCTACCAA AATTGAGCAGTACTATGAAGCTATTTTAGCTTTGTGGAACCAGCTGTACATCAACATGAAGAGTCTGGTGTCTTGGCATTATTGCATGATCGACATTGAGAAAATCAGAGCAATGACTATTGCCAAG ctgaaaacaatGCGTAAGGAAGATTACCAAAAAATAATAACTGACCTGGAGATCCATTATCAAGAATTCCTGAGGAACAGCCAAGGCTCAGAGATGTTTGGTGATGAAGACAAACGAAAGATCCAAACTCAGTTCACTGATGCTCAGAAGCACTACCAAACCTTGATCATACAACTGCCCAATCAACCACGGCAGCCACAACCAG TCATCCCAACTGAGAGCTGTCCTGTGGGTTCCTCAAACACCATTATTGTTAATGAGAGAAACCGAGAACATGACAAACAGGAGGCCTGGCTGCTCATGGAGCTTCAGAAACTTCGGCGTCAGATTGAAGCTTCTGAGATTCAGATGGTTCAAAGAGCTCCTCTTGGAGTGGATCAAGGGGCTGTGCATGACTTTTCAGTCAGAATAAAGGATTTAGAG gGTGTGCAGAATGACTCTCAAATAATGGCAGAAACCCTCAATAAGCATAAGGACTTGCTGCCTAACTTCAGAGGCTGTGAAAAGTATGTGTACTTGCAGTCAGAGATAAATGCCCTGTttcaaaaactggaaaatattaatgGTGTTTCTGCTGGCTACTTAGACAG cttgAACGCACTGAGGTGTCTGCTCCAGATTATTCTACAAACAGAGGATGTGATCAGAGTTTTTGAAGTCAGACTGTCTGAAGAGGAGACTGTTCCTTTGGATCTTGATAAAGTGGAGGCTTATCGGGCGTGCCTGAAG aaaatgaaagcagaccTAAACATGAAGAAGTCACTACTGAATGCCCTGGAAAATGagctgcagaaaacacttcagatTCACTCACAGTCTTGCCAGTCATATACCCTGTATGACATGGACATTGGAAAGTTCTGTGATAAAGTTACCCAGCTAATAGACCGTTGGCAGAGAGCTGATAAACAGATAGATAACAG atcaTGGGATTTAGAAAGGCAGATCAAACAGCTGAAAACTTACCGAGATCTCTACCAGGCTCTGTGCAAATGGATCTGTGATGCCAAGCGCAGGCAGGATTCTATTGAATCCACAAAGCTGTGTGACTGCAACACTATCATGAGATATCTACATGATCAGAAG aaCTTGCACAGTGAAATCTGTGGGAAGCGAGACAAAGTCGAGGAGCTTCTCAAGCACGCAGATCAGTGTTCTGCTGCAATTAAG GATTATGAGCTACAGGTTGCTTCCTACAGTTCCGGATTAGAAACATTGCTCAACATACCTATCAAGAAGAGTGTTGTTCAGTCTCCTGCAGTGCTGATTCTACAAGAG GCTAGCGAGGCTCAGTCTCGCTACATAGAGCTTCTTACAAGATCAGGAGACTATTACAGATTCTTAAGCGAAATGTTGAAGAGCATGGAGGACTTGAAG ATGAAAAACACCAAAATTGAACTTCTGGAAGAAGAACTCAGGCTTGCCAGGGATTCAAATTCAGAGACAAGCAACAAACATAAATTCCTGGAACAAAATCTGCAGAAGTACCAGATGGACATTTCTCAGCTGAAGGCAAAGCTGATGAGTTTGGAGGAGATGAAAAGACAAGCTGAAATGGATGGAAATTCTGCTAAGCAAAACCTGGACAAATGCTATGCCCAAATAAAGGATCTAAATGACAGAATAACCAGGCTGACTTATGAGACTGaagatgagaaaaggaaaaggaagttgCTGGAGGATCGATATGAGCAGCAGAAGAATGACTATGaccagctgcagaaaacaagacaaaatgaGAAAGACAGCCTTGGTTGGCAAAAATTAGAGTCTGAGAAGGTCATCAAGGAGAAGGAGTACGAGATAGAAAGATTAAGGGTTCTTCTTCAGGATGAAGGCACACGGAAGAGGGAATATGAAAATGAGCTGGCTAAGGTAAGAAACCAGTTTAGCGAGGAGATGAGTAATTTAAAGAACAAgtatgaaacagaaattaatattaaGAAGACCACAATCCAGCAGATAGCTGCACAGAAAGATGATGATGCAAAAGGCCTCAGAGCCCAGGTTGACAGACtgacaagagaaaacagagacCTTAAGGATGAGATTGTGAGGCTGAATGATGCCATTCTGCAAACCACAGATCAACGGAGGAGAGCAGAAGAAGATGCTCTTCAGCACAAGGCTTGCAGTTCTGAGGTGTCACAGCAAAAGCATCAGTTAGAGCTGGAGCTGAAACAGATCATTCAGCTTCGTGGTGAAGACAACTCAAGGTACAAGCAGGCTCTTGAGGAGGCTGCCTCGACTATTCAGGATAAAACTAAGGAGCTGGAAAGGCTAAAGGTGCAGCTTCAGGAAGAGGCTAAAAGCCGATGGGAACTTGAAAATGAATTGGCTAAGGTAAGGAACAGTTATGATGAGGAAATTATTAGTTTAAAGAACAAATATGAAACTGAGATTAATATCACAAAGACCACAATTCACCAGGTCACCATGCAAAAGGAAGAGGATACAAATAATTATAGAACACAGCTCGATAATGCCATGAGAGAAAATAGGAATTTGTGTGAGGAAATTAGGAGACTGAAGAATACAATAAGTCAGACAACAGATAATCTGCGGAAAATAGAAGAGAatgctcagcagcagaaggcagctggctcagagctttctcagaagaaacagcagctggagattGAGCTAAAACAAGTCATTCAGAGGCACTCGGACGAAAGCATGCGGTACAAACAGTCGCTTGATGATGCTTCTAAGACCattaaggaaagaaacaaagagattgaaaggctgagaaagttgTTGGATGTAGAAACAAGTCAGAGAAAAGAACTAGAGGATGAGAACAGTCAGTTAAAAAGAGTCCAGTTTGacctgcagaaagcaaacacGAGTGCTACCGAGACAATTAACAAGCTGAGGATCCAAGAGCAGGAACTGGCCAGACTGAAAATTGACTATGAAAGAGTTTCGCAAGAGAAAAAAGGCAGGGATCAAGAAAGTGCAAAGTTCCAGAACACTGTAAAAGACTTGCAGATTCAGAAACATAAGCTGGAGGAGGAACTTTGCAGgcagaataaaaatgtaatggaGGAGACGTCCAGGAGGAAGAAACTGGAGGAGGAAATAGAAGGCATGAGGAGATCTCTCAGAGAGCAATCAGTTAAAATAACTAATCTCACACAGCAGATAGAGGAAGTGTCTATCGTAAAAAAGAGGAATGAAGATGATCTTAGACACCAAAGAGAAGTATTAGATGGTCATGTGAGAGAGAAACAGAGGTACATGGAGGAGATAAGAAAATACACATCTGATATTGAGACTTTACGCCGTCAGTTGGTCCAAGAACAGGAGCAATTAAAACAGGCTCACCTACGATACGAGCACTTACAGAAAACctctgaggaaaaaagcaaaaacttgaACGAGTGCAAAATAGAAATTGAAAGGCTTCAGTCTCTCACCGAGAACCTAACCAAGGAACACTTGTTACTGGAGGAAGAGCTGCGAAATGTTAGATTGGAGTACGATGACATCAGAATGGTCAGAAATGAAGTTGATGAGAAAAATACTGCCATTGCTGAACTAAAGAATCAGCTTCAGATGAGCAGCAAGCAAACCCTGGAACTTCAGGGGTTGATTAATGatttacagaaagaaagggaaaaattgaGACAGGAAATTGAAAAATTCCAAAAGCAAGCTCTAGAG GCATCCAATAGGATTCAAGAATCCAAAAATCAGTATAGTCACATTATGCAAGAAAGAGAAACCTTGCTGATAAAAATGAGTGCTTTGGAGCAAGACAAAGCCAGGCTGCAGAGATTAGAAGAGGAGCTGAACCGTTTGAAAGTTACCCTGGAATCAGAGTCTCGTTTGAAGCAACGCCTGGAAAGTGAGAAGCAACAAATCCTGAATGACCTCAATCAGTGGAAGAGCCAGCACTCCCGGACAGAGGAATCCATAAGGAAGATCCAgtgtgagagagagaagagtGAGAGGGAGAAGAACACCCTGCGGAGTGAGATTGAAAGGCTGCAGATGGAGATCAAACGGATTGAGGAGAGATACAGGTGCAGACTGGAAGAGACGGCTGTCAAAAACCAGTCGGAGTTGGAGTCCGAGCGTCTCAGGCTGCAAAGAGAGATTGAGAAACTCAAGCAACGCCCGTATGGGTCCCACAGATCTACGCAGACCGAGGAAGACTTTTGTATTGATGCCTCCAAGTTGCTGTTCAGTGGGCTGCGGAAGAAGATCACAGCGATGCAGCTGTATGAGTGTCAACTGATAGACAAACTCACACTGGATAAGCTGCTGAAGGGGCAGAGGTCAGTGGAAGAAGTCGCGGCTGACATTGAGCCCTACCTCAAAGGGGCAGGTGCTATTGCAGGGGTGTCTCTTTCACCCAGACAAAAGTACTCTTTTGTTGAGGCCAAACGGAACCAGCTCCTTACAGCAGAAAACGCGGTCCTGCTCTTAGAAGCCCAGGCAGCAACAGGAGGTGTGATAGACCCACACCGAAATGAGATGTTAACTGTGGACAGTGCTATCGCCAGAGATCTGATCGACTTTGATGACAGAGAACAAATCTATACAGCAGAAAAGGCTATTACAGGATTTAAAGATCCTTTCTCAGGCAAAACTGTGCCAGTATCTGAAGCCATCAAGAAAAACCTGGTTGACAGAGAAACTGGGATTCGTCTGCTTGAAGCCCAGCTGGCTGTAGGAGGCATTGTTGATCCTGTCAACAGTGTTTTCCTACCCAAAGATATAGCTTTATCTCGCGGGTTGATTGACAAAGACCTCTACAGGATCCTAAACAACTGCCAGGGCACTACAAAGAACTTCATTGATCCCACCACCAAAAAGGCAGTCACTTACatgcagctgaaggaaaaatgtagGATTGAACCACACACTGGTCTGCTCCTCCTCCCAGTGCAGAAGAGGAGTATGTCATTCCAAGGGATCAGGCAGCCTGTCTCAGCAGATGCACTGCTTGAGGCTGGAATTATTAAGGAATCCACAAGGAATGACTTGGAAAGAGGTGCCATTACAGTGGAAGAAGTGAGCGAGAGAATTATTGATTTCCTTCAGGGCTCTAGCTGTATTGCGGGTATCTACAATGAGGCTACTAAAGAGAAACTTGGCATTTACCAGGCTATGAAAATAGGTTTGGTTAGACCAGGGACAGCCCTTGAACTCCTAGAAGCCCAGGCAGCCACAGGGTTCATAGTGGATCCTGTCAGCAACGTGAGGCTGCCTGTTGAGGAAGCTTACAAAAGAGGCCTTGTTGGAattgaatttaaagaaaaacttctctCTGCTGAAAGAGCTGTCACCGGGTACAAAGACCCAGAAACTGGAAACATCATTTCTCTGTTTCAAGCCATGAACAAAGAGCTCATAGAGAGAGGCCATGGCATTCGTTTGCTGGAGGCCCAGATTGCTACCGGAGGAATCATTGACCCCAAAGAGAGCTACCGCTTGCCAGTAGAGACAGCCTACAAGCGTGGCTACTTCAATGAAGAGCTCAACCAGATCCTTAGTGATCCAAGTGATGACACCAAAGGGTTCTTTGATCCCAACACAGAGGAGAATTTGACCTACTTGCAGCTGAAAGAAAGGTGCATAAAGGACGAAGCAACAGGGCTCTGCCTTCTGCCCCTGAGAGAGAAGAAGAAGGTGGTGCACACCTCACAGAAGAACACGCTTAGGAAGCGCCGGGTTGTCATTGTAGATCCAGAAACAAACAGGGAAATGTCCGTGCAGGAGGCGTACAGCAAAGGCCTCATAGATTATGACACCTATACAGAACTAGCCGAACAGGAGTGTGAGTGGGAAGAAATAACTATTACAGGATCAGATGGCAGCAGTAGAGTAGTCCTGGTCGACAGAAAAACAGGTAGCCAGTATGACATCCAAGATGCTATTGATAAAGGTCTGGTTGAGAGGAAGTTTTTTGACCAGTACCGTTCTGGCAGTTTGAGCCTGACGCAGTTTGCAGACATGATTTCCTGCCGGAACGGCACTGACGAGGTGTTCCGGCACGAGTCGGTGACTCGGTCTCCTACAGTGCTGAGTGTCAGGAGTTCTTCTTCACTGATCAGGAGCGGTTCTTTCTCAGAGACCCCAGAAGAGTGCAGTCCTATTGCAGCCATATTTGACACAGAAAACTTGGAGAAAATCTCCATTTCAGAAGCTATACAGCGAGGCATCGTGGATAGCATCACTGGGCAGCGGTTACTTGAAGCCCAGGCTTGTACAGGGGGCATAATATGCCCTACCACAGGCCAGCGGCTTTCGCTTCAGGAAGCTGCCAGTCAGGGCATCATTGACCAGGATATGGCCACGCGCCTCAAACCAGCTCAGAAGGCCTTCATAGGGTTTGAAGGCATAAAGGGAGGACGCAAGAGGAtgtcagcagctgaagcagtgaaggaaaaatGGTTGCCTTATGAGGCTGGGCAGCGGTTCCTTGAATTCCAGTACCTCACCGGAGGTCTTGTGGACCCTGAAGTGCGTGGAAGAATAAGTACTGAAGAAGCCATTAGGAATGGATTGATTGATGGTCGTGCTGCCCAGAAATTGCAAGACATGAACAGCTATCCCAAAATCCTGACCTGCCCCAAGACCAAACTGAAAATATCCTACAAAGATGCAATGAATCGGTCAATGGTGGAAGACATCACTGGGCTTAAACTCTTGGAAGCAGCCTCCGTTTCATCAAAAGGCATATCCAGTCCCTACAATGTCTCCTCAGCACCTGGCTCTCGCTCTGGCTCTCGCTCTGGCTCACGTTCAGGCTCACGCAGTGGGTCTAGGAGAGGAAGTTTTGATGCATCAGCAAGCTCTTCATATTCTTACTCGTACTCAACCTTCAGCAGTGGGTCTATTGGGCGCTAA